The Fervidobacterium gondwanense DSM 13020 genome has a segment encoding these proteins:
- a CDS encoding ATP-binding protein codes for MGLITIADHIHDIAENSVNAGAKNVYIKIIETVDTFFFSVEDDAGGIRPDILEKIFDPFVTTRKKEIRRVGLGLPFLKQATEATGGYVKIDSELGKGTKTEALFYKSHIDCQPVGNLTDTFLVLLLNQNINWQIERCYDGECYEIASKTIKEYLGHLDTPEKITLLEELLKEMESQI; via the coding sequence TTGGGATTGATAACCATAGCAGATCACATACACGATATTGCGGAAAACTCCGTTAACGCAGGTGCAAAAAATGTATACATTAAGATTATTGAGACTGTCGATACGTTCTTCTTCTCTGTGGAAGACGATGCGGGCGGGATAAGACCAGATATACTTGAAAAAATATTCGACCCGTTTGTCACAACGCGCAAGAAAGAAATACGTAGAGTGGGACTGGGCCTCCCATTTCTGAAACAGGCAACAGAGGCGACTGGCGGGTACGTGAAGATAGATTCAGAATTAGGTAAAGGGACAAAGACAGAAGCATTATTTTACAAAAGCCATATAGATTGCCAACCTGTTGGAAATCTTACCGATACATTTCTTGTGCTGCTTCTTAATCAAAATATAAACTGGCAAATTGAAAGGTGTTATGATGGTGAATGCTATGAAATTGCTTCTAAGACTATCAAAGAATATCTTGGTCACCTTGACACACCTGAGAAAATAACTCTTTTGGAAGAGCTTTTGAAAGAAATGGAGAGTCAAATCTGA
- a CDS encoding PHP-associated domain-containing protein, whose product MVPSAVCNNDLDIISITDHNTAQNVAAFVLLCKDKIVVPGIEVHTIEDVHILGYFPNIENLMNFSKLVEENADKLPYDPEKYGYQIVINENEAFVEIVDYYLGFPTNLTIDDTIGLIKDNSGLPVFAHVDRRFGAIQQLGFLPSGTRYVEVKRKETWAKLKAEGYIVLTSSDAHLPDEIGSRKLYIEGEISSANDVIETLIEGRFKTIWD is encoded by the coding sequence ATGGTACCATCTGCTGTGTGCAACAATGATTTGGATATAATATCGATAACAGACCATAATACCGCACAGAATGTTGCGGCATTTGTTTTATTATGCAAAGATAAAATAGTCGTGCCGGGCATAGAAGTGCACACTATCGAAGACGTTCACATACTTGGCTATTTTCCGAATATAGAAAACTTAATGAATTTCTCAAAACTTGTAGAAGAAAACGCTGACAAATTGCCGTATGATCCAGAAAAATACGGATACCAGATTGTAATTAACGAAAATGAGGCGTTTGTTGAGATAGTCGATTACTATCTCGGCTTTCCGACAAATCTAACAATTGATGATACAATTGGATTGATTAAGGATAATAGTGGTTTACCTGTCTTTGCACATGTTGACAGAAGGTTTGGAGCAATTCAGCAACTTGGCTTTCTTCCAAGCGGTACAAGATACGTTGAGGTGAAAAGGAAAGAAACTTGGGCTAAGCTGAAAGCGGAAGGATACATTGTGCTGACATCGTCTGATGCCCACTTACCGGATGAAATAGGCTCAAGAAAGTTGTATATCGAAGGAGAAATCTCTTCAGCAAATGATGTGATAGAGACTTTGATTGAAGGGAGGTTTAAGACAATTTGGGATTGA
- a CDS encoding iron-sulfur binding hydrogenase translates to MKIKELARQIGLKEVLFCEDYEIEHGYVGDLLSIVMRSAQANSVWLTVQNHLNIVAVAALTGVKAIVLCEGIEFSEEVIEKAKEEKINLYISNETSYITAGKIYSLGIR, encoded by the coding sequence ATGAAAATTAAAGAGCTCGCGAGACAGATCGGACTAAAAGAGGTACTATTTTGCGAAGATTATGAAATCGAACACGGCTATGTTGGAGATCTTTTAAGCATTGTTATGCGCTCGGCTCAGGCTAATTCAGTATGGCTAACTGTTCAAAATCATCTTAATATTGTTGCAGTTGCCGCGCTCACCGGTGTTAAAGCTATAGTACTGTGTGAAGGGATCGAATTCAGTGAAGAGGTAATAGAAAAAGCGAAAGAAGAAAAGATTAACTTGTATATCTCAAACGAGACTTCATATATAACCGCCGGAAAGATCTATTCGTTGGGTATTAGATAG